The Vibrio sp. SNU_ST1 genome has a segment encoding these proteins:
- the rpoB gene encoding DNA-directed RNA polymerase subunit beta has protein sequence MVYSYTEKKRIRKDFGTRPQVLDIPYLLSIQLDSFDKFIEQDPEGQYGLEAAFRSVFPIQSYNGNSELQYVSYRLGEPVFDVKECQIRGVTYSKPLRVKLRLVIFDRDAPAGTVKDIKEQEVYMGEIPLMTDNGTFVINGTERVIVSQLHRSPGVFFDSDKGKTHSSGKVLYNARVIPYRGSWLDFEFDPKDNLFVRIDRRRKLPASIILRALGKSTEEILDLFFDKVNFEVKDQTLLMELVPDRLRGETASFDIEANGKTYVETGRRVTARHIRQLEKDGVEHIEVPVEYIVEKIAAKDYINEATGEIIVGANQEISLEALANLSQAGHKTLEVLFTNDLDHGPFMSDTLRADSTVDRISALVEIYRMMRPGEPPTKEAAESLFESLFFSEDRYDLSTVGRMKFNSSIEREEEEERGTLDESDIIEVMKKLIGIRNGIGEVDDIDHLGNRRIRSVGEMAENQFRVGLVRVERAVKERLSLGDLDAIMPQDLINAKPISAAVKEFFGSSQLSQFMDQNNPLSEVTHKRRISALGPGGLTRERAGFEVRDVHVTHYGRLCPIETPEGPNIGLINSLSAFARCNDYGFLETPYRRVVDGVVTEEVDYLSAIQEGQFVIAQANTILTEEGTFADELITARQKGESGLHPRDHVDYMDVATNQVVSIAASLIPFLEHDDANRALMGANMQRQAVPTLRADKPLVGTGIERNIAVDSGVTAVAKRGGQVQSVDASRIVVKVNEDELVPGEAGIDIYNLTKYTRSNQNTCINQRPTVLPGEPVARGDVLADGPSTDLGELALGQNMRIAFMPWNGYNFEDSILVSERVVQEDRFTTIHIQELSCVARDTKLGSEEITADIPNVGESALSKLDESGIVYIGAEVKGGDILVGKVTPKGETQLTPEEKLLRAIFGEKASDVKDTSLRVPNSVSGTIIDVQVFTRDGVEKDKRALEIEQMQLKEAKKDLTEEFQILEGGLLNRVKAVLLSGGYSEAKLDTIGRKQWLEQVLEDDALQTQLEQLAEQWDELKADFDKKFETKRRKITQGDDLAPGVLKIVKVYLAVKRRIQPGDKMAGRHGNKGVISKINPVEDMPYDEKGQPVDIVLNPLGVPSRMNIGQILEVHLGLAAKGIGDKINQMVKEQQELHKFREFLQKVYDLGDTRQKVDIAELSDDQVRTLIKNLRGGLPIATPVFDGASESLIKELLKLGDLPESGQLKLFDGRTGDSFERPVTVGYMYMLKLNHLVDDKMHARSTGSYSLVTQQPLGGKAQFGGQRFGEMEVWALEAYGAAYTLQEMLTVKSDDVNGRTKMYKNIVDGNHSMEPGMPESFNVLLKEIRSLGINIELEDEE, from the coding sequence ATGGTTTACTCTTATACCGAGAAAAAGCGCATCCGTAAGGATTTTGGTACTCGTCCACAAGTTTTGGACATTCCATACCTGTTATCGATCCAGCTTGATTCTTTCGACAAATTCATCGAACAGGATCCTGAAGGTCAATACGGTCTTGAAGCTGCTTTCCGTTCTGTATTTCCAATTCAGAGCTACAACGGCAATTCTGAGCTGCAATACGTTAGCTACCGTCTTGGTGAGCCAGTTTTTGACGTTAAAGAATGTCAAATCCGCGGTGTTACTTACTCAAAGCCACTACGCGTAAAACTACGTCTAGTTATCTTTGATCGAGATGCACCAGCAGGTACTGTAAAAGACATTAAAGAACAAGAAGTCTACATGGGCGAAATTCCGCTTATGACAGACAATGGTACTTTCGTAATTAATGGTACCGAGAGGGTTATCGTATCCCAGCTGCACCGAAGCCCAGGCGTGTTCTTCGACAGTGATAAGGGTAAGACCCACTCATCAGGTAAAGTTCTTTATAACGCACGTGTAATTCCTTACCGTGGCTCATGGTTAGACTTTGAGTTCGATCCTAAGGATAACTTATTCGTACGTATCGACCGTCGTCGTAAGCTACCAGCATCGATTATCCTTCGTGCACTTGGTAAATCGACTGAAGAGATCCTAGATCTGTTCTTCGACAAAGTGAACTTCGAAGTGAAAGACCAAACTCTACTTATGGAGTTGGTTCCTGATCGTCTACGTGGTGAAACTGCGTCATTCGACATCGAAGCAAACGGCAAAACTTACGTTGAGACTGGTCGTCGTGTAACTGCTCGCCATATCCGTCAACTTGAAAAAGATGGCGTTGAGCACATCGAAGTACCAGTAGAGTACATCGTTGAAAAGATTGCTGCGAAAGATTACATCAACGAAGCAACTGGCGAGATCATCGTTGGCGCAAACCAAGAGATTAGCCTAGAAGCACTTGCTAACCTGTCTCAAGCAGGTCACAAGACTCTAGAAGTGCTGTTCACGAATGACCTAGACCATGGTCCATTCATGTCAGACACTCTACGTGCGGATAGCACAGTAGATCGCATCTCTGCATTGGTAGAAATCTACCGCATGATGCGTCCTGGCGAGCCACCAACGAAAGAAGCTGCAGAATCATTGTTCGAAAGCCTATTCTTCTCTGAAGATCGTTACGACCTATCAACTGTAGGCCGTATGAAATTCAACAGCTCTATCGAGCGTGAAGAAGAAGAAGAGCGCGGTACTCTGGATGAATCAGACATCATCGAAGTGATGAAGAAACTGATTGGTATCCGTAACGGCATTGGTGAAGTGGACGATATCGACCACCTTGGCAACCGTCGTATCCGTTCTGTAGGTGAAATGGCAGAAAACCAATTCCGTGTTGGTCTAGTTCGTGTAGAACGTGCCGTTAAAGAACGTCTAAGCCTTGGTGACCTTGATGCAATCATGCCTCAAGACCTTATCAACGCTAAGCCGATCTCTGCTGCAGTTAAAGAATTCTTTGGTTCTTCACAGCTTTCACAGTTTATGGACCAAAACAACCCATTGTCAGAAGTTACGCACAAGCGTCGTATCTCTGCTTTAGGTCCTGGTGGTCTTACTCGTGAGCGCGCAGGCTTCGAAGTACGTGACGTTCACGTAACTCACTACGGTCGTCTATGTCCGATCGAAACGCCTGAAGGTCCAAACATCGGTCTAATTAACTCGCTATCTGCATTTGCACGTTGTAACGATTACGGTTTCCTAGAAACTCCGTACCGTCGTGTAGTAGATGGTGTAGTAACAGAAGAAGTTGATTACCTGTCTGCAATCCAGGAAGGTCAATTCGTAATTGCGCAAGCAAACACCATTCTTACTGAAGAAGGTACGTTTGCAGATGAGCTAATCACAGCTCGTCAAAAAGGTGAATCTGGTCTTCACCCACGCGATCACGTTGACTACATGGACGTTGCGACAAACCAAGTAGTATCTATCGCTGCTTCGCTTATCCCGTTCCTAGAACACGATGATGCGAACCGTGCATTGATGGGTGCCAACATGCAACGTCAAGCTGTACCAACACTGAGAGCTGATAAGCCTCTAGTAGGTACGGGTATCGAACGTAACATTGCAGTTGACTCTGGTGTTACAGCGGTTGCTAAACGTGGTGGTCAAGTTCAGTCTGTTGACGCTTCTCGTATCGTAGTTAAGGTTAACGAAGATGAATTGGTACCTGGCGAAGCTGGTATTGATATCTACAACCTGACTAAGTACACGCGTTCGAACCAAAACACATGTATTAACCAACGTCCAACTGTACTTCCTGGTGAACCAGTTGCACGCGGCGATGTTCTTGCTGACGGTCCTTCAACAGACCTTGGTGAACTTGCTCTTGGCCAAAACATGCGTATCGCATTCATGCCTTGGAACGGTTACAACTTCGAAGACTCGATCTTAGTATCTGAGCGCGTAGTTCAAGAAGACCGTTTCACGACAATCCACATTCAAGAACTATCTTGTGTGGCTCGTGATACTAAGCTGGGTTCTGAAGAGATCACAGCTGATATTCCAAACGTAGGTGAGTCTGCTCTGTCTAAACTAGACGAGTCAGGTATCGTTTACATTGGTGCTGAAGTTAAGGGTGGCGACATCCTAGTTGGTAAAGTAACCCCTAAAGGTGAAACTCAACTGACTCCTGAAGAGAAGCTACTACGTGCTATCTTCGGTGAGAAAGCATCTGATGTTAAAGATACTTCTCTACGTGTACCAAACTCTGTTTCGGGTACTATCATCGATGTACAAGTCTTCACTCGCGATGGCGTAGAGAAAGACAAACGTGCACTTGAAATCGAACAGATGCAGCTTAAAGAAGCTAAGAAAGATCTAACTGAAGAGTTCCAAATTCTTGAGGGTGGCCTTCTTAACCGTGTTAAAGCTGTACTTCTGTCTGGTGGTTACTCTGAAGCTAAGCTTGATACTATCGGTCGTAAGCAATGGCTAGAGCAAGTTCTAGAAGACGATGCGCTACAAACACAGCTTGAGCAACTTGCTGAGCAGTGGGATGAGCTAAAAGCAGACTTCGATAAGAAGTTTGAAACTAAGCGTCGTAAAATCACTCAAGGTGATGATCTAGCGCCTGGCGTTCTTAAGATTGTTAAAGTTTACCTAGCGGTTAAACGTCGTATCCAGCCAGGTGATAAGATGGCCGGTCGTCACGGTAACAAAGGTGTAATCTCTAAGATTAACCCTGTTGAAGACATGCCATACGATGAGAAAGGTCAGCCTGTAGACATCGTACTTAACCCGCTGGGTGTACCATCGCGTATGAACATCGGTCAGATCCTAGAAGTTCACTTAGGTTTGGCTGCGAAAGGTATCGGTGACAAGATCAACCAAATGGTTAAGGAACAACAAGAACTGCATAAGTTCCGTGAGTTCCTACAGAAGGTTTACGATCTTGGTGATACTCGTCAGAAAGTTGATATTGCTGAACTGTCTGATGATCAAGTTCGTACACTGATCAAGAACCTACGTGGCGGTCTACCGATTGCTACACCTGTGTTCGACGGTGCTTCTGAGTCTCTAATCAAAGAACTACTTAAACTGGGTGATCTGCCAGAATCTGGTCAGCTTAAACTGTTTGATGGTCGTACTGGTGATTCGTTTGAGCGTCCTGTAACTGTTGGTTACATGTACATGCTGAAACTGAACCACTTGGTTGATGACAAGATGCATGCTCGTTCAACTGGTTCTTACAGCCTAGTAACTCAGCAACCACTTGGTGGTAAAGCTCAGTTCGGTGGTCAGCGTTTCGGTGAGATGGAAGTATGGGCACTAGAAGCATACGGTGCTGCATATACTCTACAAGAAATGCTAACAGTTAAGTCGGATGACGTTAACGGCCGTACTAAGATGTACAAGAACATCGTAGATGGTAACCATAGCATGGAACCTGGCATGCCAGAGTCGTTCAACGTACTGTTGAAAGAGATTCGCTCGTTAGGTATCAACATCGAGCTAGAAGACGAAGAGTAA
- the rplL gene encoding 50S ribosomal protein L7/L12 yields the protein MSITNEQILDAVAEMSVMQVVELIEAMEEKFGVTAAAAVVAGGASAEAAAEQTEFDVILTAAGANKVQVIKAVRGATGLGLKEAKGLVDSAPAALKEGVDKAEAEALKAQLEEAGASVEVK from the coding sequence ATGTCTATTACTAACGAGCAAATCCTAGACGCAGTTGCAGAAATGTCTGTAATGCAAGTTGTTGAGCTTATCGAAGCTATGGAAGAGAAATTCGGTGTTACTGCTGCTGCTGCAGTTGTAGCTGGTGGTGCTTCTGCTGAAGCTGCTGCTGAGCAAACTGAATTCGACGTAATCCTAACTGCTGCTGGCGCTAACAAAGTACAAGTTATCAAAGCTGTACGTGGCGCAACTGGCCTAGGTCTTAAAGAAGCTAAAGGTCTTGTAGACTCAGCTCCTGCAGCGCTTAAAGAAGGCGTTGACAAAGCTGAAGCTGAAGCTCTTAAAGCACAGCTAGAAGAAGCTGGCGCTTCTGTTGAAGTTAAGTAA